A window of Ardenticatenales bacterium genomic DNA:
TGGTGGACAACGCTATCAAGTTTACGCCCAAGGGGAAGATCGAGGTGCAGGTATTTCGCGCGGACGAGGGGCACTGGGGATTTCGCGTGGTGGACGAAGGGGTAGGCATTCCCCCAACCTTGCACGAGCGCATTTTTGAGCCGTTCCAACAGCTCGACTACAATAGGAGCCGAAACGAGCAAGGGATGGGGTTGGGGCTGACAATTGTCAGGCAGCTTGTAACGCTGATGAACGGTCATATCAGCGTAGATAGCGCGCCACGGCAGGGCAGCATCTTCACAGTGACGCTGCCCTTGCTGCAAAATACCGAGGCAACAACGTGAGTCAACCTACTGCCCTGGTCATCGAAGATGATGACACTTTGGCGACCATCTTTTCACGGGCGCTGCAATTGGCCGATTACAGAGCCGAGATTATCGCGGACGGCGAAGAGGCGCTGCGTCGGCTAGAGGAATTAACGCCTGAGCTGGTGGTTCTGGACATGCATCTGCCACAGGTTTCGGGAATGCAAATCCTTTCGGCAATCCGGCAAAGCGATCACCTGGCGCAAACGCGCCTGATTATTGCTACGGCCGATTCAGGACTTGCGGCCATGCTGCACCAACAAGCGGACCTGGTTTTGGTGAAGCCGGTCAGTTTCCACCAGTTGCGCCGGTTTGCCAACCGCCTGCGCCCGCAACCATGAGTGGCGCGTGGCAAAATACAAGTGACGTGCGTGGATCGAAAGCGGCGGGATGCCTTTCCCCACCAGGAACCAGGCACGGGCGCTGCCCTGCCGCCAGCGGTGTCTTGGGAGAATACGCCTGATGGCGCAAAAGTTGATCATGGCGTCGCACCTCCGCGCGGCGTCCTGCTCCACTTCTGCCGGGCCACTGTACGCGCTAATGTCAACGTGTTCGCCACTCTGGGCAACCGGCGTGATGTAGTGAGATTATCTTTGCCGGCATTTCCGTAACTCCGTCAATCAAGTCCCACTGGCCGCACAATGTTCCCCAAACCGGCCGCATCATCTTGCAGATAGCCTTCGTCCAGTTCACCCCCATCTCCCAGGTCAACTTCGGCAACACCCGGCGCGCCCCGTTCCGGATCATTGCCGGCGGTAGCGACCACAACATCCCCCCAGGCCGCAACGAAACCAACTTCCGCGAAAATCAAGAAAAATCCCGCGCACACCGACTTTAAGGACTGACGATGAAATAAAGAAAAGAACCTGATTTGGGAATGACGGACACGCTGAATCATCGTCAAGACGGCCGGGAAGAGGTCGTCGCGGCAATTGCCACCTGGCTAACGCCCAATTTCCGCCCCGCAAACGCTTCCGCGGTCGCCTCATTTGGTGTTACAATGGAGAGAGATGAAAATCATGCGGCACAATCTCCGCATCTACCTTCTTAACCGTGAATCATGACGCAAATTGACCAACTATACCGCTTGCAGCAGATTGACGTGGAACTTCGGCAGGCAAAATTGCGCCTGAACGAGGTTCTGGCCGGGCAACAGGAAACAGAAGAAGTGCAAACAGCCCGCGCCACCGCCCAAAATACCGCCGCCGATCTGGAAACCTGGCAGAAGCAGCAGCGGGAGCGCAACCTGGCCTTGCAAGAGGTCAAAGACAAGCACAAGCAAACGGAAAACCAGCTCTATTCCGGCAATGTGAAGAATCCGAAAGCGTTGAGCGACTTGCAGCTAAACCTGGAAGCGCTGGGACGCCATCGCGC
This region includes:
- a CDS encoding response regulator; the protein is MSQPTALVIEDDDTLATIFSRALQLADYRAEIIADGEEALRRLEELTPELVVLDMHLPQVSGMQILSAIRQSDHLAQTRLIIATADSGLAAMLHQQADLVLVKPVSFHQLRRFANRLRPQP